The following coding sequences lie in one Arabidopsis thaliana chromosome 3, partial sequence genomic window:
- a CDS encoding Auxin-responsive family protein (Auxin-responsive family protein; INVOLVED IN: multicellular organismal development; LOCATED IN: plasma membrane, membrane; EXPRESSED IN: 19 plant structures; EXPRESSED DURING: 9 growth stages; CONTAINS InterPro DOMAIN/s: Cytochrome b561, eukaryote (InterPro:IPR004877), Uncharacterised conserved protein UCP037471 (InterPro:IPR017214), Protein of unknown function DUF568, DOMON-like (InterPro:IPR007613), DOMON related (InterPro:IPR005018), Cytochrome b561/ferric reductase transmembrane (InterPro:IPR006593); BEST Arabidopsis thaliana protein match is: Auxin-responsive family protein (TAIR:AT4G12980.1); Has 645 Blast hits to 645 proteins in 99 species: Archae - 0; Bacteria - 6; Metazoa - 61; Fungi - 90; Plants - 468; Viruses - 0; Other Eukaryotes - 20 (source: NCBI BLink).), with product MSSSSSVRISLSFIFLALLISPAVSQTCKSQTFSGDKTYPHCLDLPQLKAFLHYSYDASNTTLAVVFSAPPAKPGGWIAWAINPKATGMVGSQTLVAYKDPGNGVAVVKTLNISSYSSLIPSKLAFDVWDMKAEEAARDGGSLRIFARVKVPADLVAKGKVNQVWQVGPELGPGGMIGRHAFDSANLASMSSLDLKGDNSGGTISGGDEVNAKIKNRNIHGILNAVSWGILFPIGAIIARYMRVFDSADPAWFYLHVSCQFSAYVIGVAGWATGLKLGNESEGIRFSAHRNIGIALFTLATIQMFAMLLRPKKDHKYRFYWNIYHHGVGYAILTLGIINVFKGLNILKPQDTYKTAYIAVIAVLGGIALLLEAITWVVVLKRKSNNSMKPLRT from the exons atgtcttcttcttcttccgtaagaatctctctctccttcattTTCTTGGCTCTGCTAATCTCACCGGCTGTGTCACAAACATGTAAGTCACAGACTTTTTCCGGCGATAAAACTTACCCTCACTGCCTTGACCTCCCTCAACTCAAAGCCTTCCTTCATTATTCCTATGATGCCTCTAACACAACTCTGGCCGTCGTCTTCTCTGCTCCGCCGGCAAAGCCTGGCGGATGGATCGCGTGGGCGATTAATCCAAAGGCTACCGGTATGGTCGGATCTCAAACCCTTGTCGCTTACAAGGATCCAGGTAATGGTGTTGCCGTGGTGAAGACGCTAAACATTAGCTCCTATAGCTCGCTGATTCCGTCGAAGCTGGCGTTTGATGTTTGGGATATGAAAGCCGAGGAGGCGGCGAGAGATGGAGGAAGTTTGAGAATCTTTGCTAGGGTTAAGGTTCCGGCTGATTTGGTGGCAAAGGGAAAGGTTAATCAGGTTTGGCAAGTTGGTCCTGAATTAGGTCCTGGTGGAATGATTGGGAGGCACGCTTTCGACTCGGCGAATCTCGCTTCTATGAGCTCTCTTGATTTAAAAGGTGACAACAGCGGTGGCACAATCTCTGGAGGCGACGAGGTAAATGCCAAGATCAAGAACAGAAAT ATTCATGGGATATTAAACGCAGTGAGTTGGGGAATTTTGTTTCCGATAGGAGCAATAATAGCCAGGTACATGAGAGTATTTGACTCGGCCGATCCGGCCTGGTTTTACCTCCACGTTTCTTGTCAATTCTCTGCTTATGTCATCGGTGTTGCCGGTTGGGCTACCGGACTTAAGCTCGGTAACGAGTCCGAGGGTATTCGCTTCTCCGCCCACCGTAACATCGGCATTGCCCTCTTCACCCTTGCCACCATTCAG ATGTTTGCGATGTTGTTGCGGCCTAAGAAAGATCACAAGTACAGATTCTATTGGAATATCTACCACCATGGAGTCGGTTATGCGATCCTCACCCTTGGGATCATTAATGTCTTCAAAGGTCTCAACATCTTGAAACCACAAGACACGTACAAGACGGCTTACATTGCAGTGATTGCCGTTCTTGGAGGCATTGCTTTGCTCTTAGAAGCCATCACTTGGGTCGTTGTACTcaagagaaaatcaaacaactcAATGAAGCCTCTTAGGACCTAA
- a CDS encoding dCTP pyrophosphatase-like protein (CONTAINS InterPro DOMAIN/s: NTP Pyrophosphohydrolase MazG-related, RS21-C6 (InterPro:IPR011394), EAR (InterPro:IPR009039), NTP pyrophosphohydrolase MazG, putative catalytic core (InterPro:IPR004518); Has 1123 Blast hits to 1121 proteins in 452 species: Archae - 22; Bacteria - 753; Metazoa - 81; Fungi - 3; Plants - 83; Viruses - 0; Other Eukaryotes - 181 (source: NCBI BLink).) — translation MNKGEEGGEDKEVVSLQTLSKKMDDFAKARDWEKYHSPRNLLLAMVGEVGELSEIFQWKGEVARGCPDWKEEEKVHLGEELSDVLLYLVRLSDACGVDLGKAALRKIELNAIKYPVPKKTDDHCVGDGEDSSSKIKLNEEN, via the exons ATGAACAAgggagaagaaggaggagaagacaaGGAAGTGGTTTCTCTTCAAACTCTGAGTAAGAAAATGGATGATTTTGCAAAAGCTAGAGATTGGGAGAAGTATCACAGTCCAAGGAATCTCCTTCTTGCTATG GTGGGTGAAGTGGGAGAGCTATCAGAGATATTCCAATGGAAAGGAGAAGTAGCAAGAGGATGTCCAGattggaaagaagaagagaaagtccATCTTGGAGAAGAGTTATCAgatgttttgttgtatttggTGAGGCTTTCGGATGCGTGTGGTGTCGATTTAGGCAAAGCCGCTCTGCGCAAGATCGAGCTTAATGCTATTAAGTATCCAGTTCCCAAAAAGACTGATGATCATTGTGTTGGTGATGGTGAAGATTCAAGCAGCAAGATTAAGTTGAATGAAGAAAACTAA
- a CDS encoding Sodium Bile acid symporter family (Sodium Bile acid symporter family; FUNCTIONS IN: transporter activity, bile acid:sodium symporter activity; INVOLVED IN: sodium ion transport; LOCATED IN: chloroplast, membrane; EXPRESSED IN: 22 plant structures; EXPRESSED DURING: 13 growth stages; CONTAINS InterPro DOMAIN/s: Bile acid:sodium symporter (InterPro:IPR002657); BEST Arabidopsis thaliana protein match is: bile acid transporter 5 (TAIR:AT4G12030.2); Has 4132 Blast hits to 4124 proteins in 1073 species: Archae - 57; Bacteria - 2245; Metazoa - 386; Fungi - 0; Plants - 228; Viruses - 0; Other Eukaryotes - 1216 (source: NCBI BLink).): MTLIASLSLPPPAIQRQSLSEFHNLPAKSQSFNCQFRSSSSPLSSLHSSSLSNFLDFRLRRRNSGLVPVVACSTTPFMGRVGLHWRDGNMSLLSFCGGTDVTEKADSSQFWSALLPFVVALTAVAALSYPPSFTWVSKDLYAPALGGIMLSIGIQLSVDDFALAFKRPVPLSVGFVAQYVLKPLLGVLVANAFGMPRTFYAGFILTCCVAGAQLSSYASSLSKADVAMSILLTSSTTIASVIFTPLLSGLLIGSVVPVDAVAMSKSILQVVLVPITLGLVLNTYAKPVVTLLQPVMPFVAMVCTSLCIGSPLSINRSQILSAEGLGLIVPIVTFHAVAFALGYWFSKIPGLRQEEEVSRTISLCTGMQSSTLAGLLASQFLGSSQAVPAACSVVVMAIMGLCLASFWGNGFRIRDVLSLSTPQSTGYTAES; encoded by the exons ATGACTTTAATCGCTTCTCTGTCTCTCCCACCACCAGCTATACAAAGACAATCACTTTCTGAATTTCATAATCTTCCCGCTAAATCTCAATCCTTCAATTGTCAATTCCGGTCTTCTAGTTCACCTTTATCTTCTCTCCATTCTTCATCGCTTAGTAACTTTCTAGATTTTAGACTAAGGCGGAGAAACAGCGGATTGGTTCCAGTGGTGGCGTGTTCAACGACGCCGTTTATGGGCAGAGTTGGATTACATTGGAGAGATGGGAATATGTCTCTGTTATCGTTTTGTGGTGGAACTGATGTTACAGAGAAAGCTGATTCGTCTCAGTTTTGGTCTGCTTTGCTTCCATTTGTTGTTGCTCTCACTGCCGTTGCTGCTCTCTCTTACCCACCTAGTTTCACTTG GGTATCTAAAGACCTCTATGCTCCTGCTCTTGGAGGGATTATGTTATCTATTGGAATTCAGCTTTCAGTTGACGATTTTGCTCTTGCATTCAAAAG ACCAGTGCCGTTATCTGTTGGGTTTGTTGCTCAGTACGTTTTGAAACCGCTTCTCGGGGTTTTAGTTGCTAATGCATTTGGGATGCCGAGGACCTTCTACGCTGGTTTTATACTCACGTGTTGTGTGGCTGGGGCTCAGTTGTCTAGTTACGCGAGTTCTCTGAGTAAAGCTGATGTGGCCATGAGCATTCTTCTCACTAGTTCTACAACTATTGCTTCTGTAATCTTTACACCTTTGCTTAGTGGTCTTCTAATTGGATCAGTAGTTCCTGTTGATGCAGTTGCCATGTCGAAGTCTATACTTCAG GTGGTACTTGTTCCAATCACTCTTGGCCTTGTGTTAAATACTTATGCGAAGCCTGTGGtcactcttcttcaacctGTGATGCCGTTTGTTGCTATGGTATGCACTTCGTTGTGCATTGGAAGCCCACTTTCGATTAATCGCAGTCAGATTCTGTCAGCTGAAGGTCTTGGATTGATTGTTCCAATTGTTACATTCCATGCCGTAGCATTTGCCTTAGGATATTGGTTCTCTAAGATCCCAGGCTTACG acaagaggaagaagtaaGCCGGACTATCTCCCTTTGCACGGGAATGCAAAGCTCCACATTAGCCGGGCTTCTTGCAAGCCAGTTCCTTGGTAGCAGCCAAGCCGTGCCAGCAGCTTGCTCTGTAGTTGTAATGGCCATAATGGGTCTATGCCTTGCCTCTTTCTGGGGCAATGGGTTTCGAATCAGGGACGTTCTATCGCTATCAACACCGCAAAGCACTGGCTACACCGCTGAATCATGA
- the scpl21 gene encoding serine carboxypeptidase-like 21 (serine carboxypeptidase-like 21 (scpl21); FUNCTIONS IN: serine-type carboxypeptidase activity; INVOLVED IN: proteolysis; LOCATED IN: endomembrane system; EXPRESSED IN: stem, embryo, leaf, pollen tube; EXPRESSED DURING: LP.04 four leaves visible, C globular stage, LP.12 twelve leaves visible; CONTAINS InterPro DOMAIN/s: Peptidase S10, serine carboxypeptidase (InterPro:IPR001563), Peptidase S10, serine carboxypeptidase, active site (InterPro:IPR018202); BEST Arabidopsis thaliana protein match is: serine carboxypeptidase-like 20 (TAIR:AT4G12910.1); Has 3999 Blast hits to 3555 proteins in 325 species: Archae - 0; Bacteria - 119; Metazoa - 730; Fungi - 984; Plants - 1665; Viruses - 0; Other Eukaryotes - 501 (source: NCBI BLink).) yields MGRLVEAIIASILLSLCFTITKSAPKSALITNLPGFNGTFPSKHYAGYVAIDKHRNKNLWYYFVESERNASVDPVVLWLNGGPGCSSMDGFVYEHGPFNFEPKKKNSHLLHLNPYSWSKVSNIIYLDSPVGVGFSYSNDNADYTTDDTKTASDTHTFLLEWFKMFPEFQSNPFFISGESYAGIYVPTLAAEVVKGHKNVTKPVINFKGYLVGNGVTDEVFDGNALVPFTHGMGLISDELYEETKLVCNGTYYTGGQSGVSKECAGKLKTVSDTVNLLNLYNILEPCYHGTSLSALDIEFLPKSLLTLGKTEKPMAVRKRMFGRAWPLGAVVRPGIVPSWSQLLAGFGVPCIDDTVATKWLNDPAVRKAVHAKEEKAIGNWELCSSNLEYRHDTGSMIEYHRNLTLSGFRALIFSGDHDMCVPYTGSEAWTKAMGYKVVDEWRPWMSNNQVAGFTQGYANNLTFLTIKGAGHTVPEYKPRESLDFYSRFLAGEKI; encoded by the exons ATGGGTCGGTTAGTAGAAGCTATCATTGCTTCGATATTATTGTCTTTGTGTTTTACAATAACAAAGTCAGCTCCAAAATCTGCTCTCATTACCAATCTTCCTGGTTTCAACGGCACTTTTCCATCTAAACACTATGCCGG GTATGTGGCAATAGATAAACATCGTAATAAGAATCTATGGTATTACTTTGTGGAATCTGAGAGAAATGCTTCGGTAGATCCAGTTGTGCTTTGGCTTAATGGTGGTCCAGGTTGCTCTAGCATGGATGGATTTGTCTACGAGCACG GTCCATTCAATTTcgaaccaaaaaagaagaactcaCATCTTTTGCATCTCAATCCTTATAGTTGGTCCAag gtgtCCAACATCATATACCTTGACTCTCCAGTTGGTGTGGGATTCTCTTACTCAAATGACAACGCCGATTATACAACTGATGATACAAAAACCGCGTCTGATACTCACACATTCCTTCTCGAG TGGTTTAAAATGTTTCCGGAGTTTCAGTCAAATCCGTTCTTTATATCAGGAGAATCATATGCTGGTATCTATGTGCCAACTCTTGCGGCCGAGGTTGTCAAAGGTCA caagAATGTGACAAAGCCGGTTATCAACTTCAAG GGATATTTGGTGGGTAATGGTGTTACCGATGAGGTGTTTGATGGTAATGCTCTTGTTCCCTTCACTCATGGCATGGGACTCATCTCTGATGAACTCTATgag GAAACTAAATTAGTGTGCAACGGAACATACTATACCGGCGGCCAGTCAGGAGTGAGTAAAGAATGTGCTGGCAAACTTAAAACAGTGTCAGATACTGTGAACTTATTGAACTTATATAACATTCTAGAACCGTGCTACCACGGAACATCTCTATCCGCCTTAGATATCGAGTTTCTGCCTAAGAGTCTCCTTACTCTAGGCAAAACAGAAAAGCCAATGGCGGTGAGAAAGAGAATGTTTGGTCGTGCATGGCCTCTAGGTGCCGTTGTGCGTCCAGGCATTGTACCTAGTTGGTCTCAACTCCTCGCTGGCTTTGGTGTTCCTTGCATT GACGATACAGTTGCGACCAAATGGCTAAACGATCCAGCTGTAAGGAAAGCGGTTCATGCTAAAGAG GAAAAAGCGATTGGAAATTGGGAGTTATGTTCAAGCAACCTCGAATATAGGCACGACACCGGTAGCATGATCGAATACCATAGAAACCTCACTCTTAGTGGCTTTCGAGCTCTCATTTTCAG TGGAGATCATGATATGTGTGTACCATATACTGGCTCTGAAGCATGGACTAAGGCAATGGGATACAAAGTGGTTGATGAATGGAGGCCATGGATGTCAAATAACCAAGTCGCCgg GTTTACACAAGGGTATGCCAATAATCTCACATTTCTAACCATCAAG GGTGCAGGACATACCGTTCCAGAATACAAACCGCGTGAATCTTTGGACTTCTATAGTCGTTTCCTAGCAGGAGAAAAGATATAG
- a CDS encoding Polynucleotidyl transferase, ribonuclease H-like superfamily protein (Polynucleotidyl transferase, ribonuclease H-like superfamily protein; FUNCTIONS IN: ribonuclease activity, nucleic acid binding; INVOLVED IN: RNA modification; LOCATED IN: nucleus; CONTAINS InterPro DOMAIN/s: Ribonuclease CAF1 (InterPro:IPR006941), Polynucleotidyl transferase, ribonuclease H fold (InterPro:IPR012337); BEST Arabidopsis thaliana protein match is: Polynucleotidyl transferase, ribonuclease H-like superfamily protein (TAIR:AT1G55870.1); Has 339 Blast hits to 335 proteins in 120 species: Archae - 0; Bacteria - 10; Metazoa - 154; Fungi - 41; Plants - 69; Viruses - 0; Other Eukaryotes - 65 (source: NCBI BLink).): MQRRFLSSISATAGNTKTLNQGRWSVKQVKKSNFHVTLDEIRTSIDSSDFIALSLQNTGSYAAAWHRVSAIDTPQTSYLKAKYAAERYQILQFALCPFSLQGSKLTVHPYNFHLFPRDELKCGMPSYSFSCQASRLTAMAREGFDFNICIYEGISYLSRAQESASKFLSENPILADSVTVSSSPATVADTVFVGRIRSRVKNWRQSCIDSGSKTGDDDLVSSLRRLVLGSEQYGSRLCLTIDVCSERQVQLILEMLTEFSDDVVPLLVASKSRGTQAVRTVFMSSKEDKDLFKRELKDLEKEENRRVRGFREVVDFISSSQKPVVSQNYLSDFTSIHAKFLGPLPSNVDDFSSSLSSAFPNVVDLSQFMKEISPLSNISNLPAAMSSLNRFFAPVDVEVANQGCPVKLDEGHQSHGQNAVMISQLFAKLCTIQKSDLSTIQSNEDFQALASDEHANSVTSCSKNAGDENVKVWSKNSRRVSSENLVFIWGLGKKMTAAKLKNVLQKSHPVFAREFDVKYIDRSSAILVFWESGPSETFLSAVNNEEQLDGSLREMVAEGLRGAGYETYKRACRLGFWEADLAESLDKALESSDTDPDSDTKPSEIDWSNELAINFDEL, from the exons ATGCAAAGGCGCTTCCTTTCGTCAATCTCCGCCACCGCCGGCAatactaaaaccctaaatcaagGAAGATGGAGTGTAAAGCAAGTGAAAAAATCCAACTTTCATGTAACTCTCGACGAGATTCGTACTTCCATCGATTCATCAGACTTCATAGCTCTCTCATTACAAAACACTGGCTCATACGCCGCCGCGTGGCACCGTGTCTCCGCCATTGACACGCCGCAAACTAGCTACTTAAAAGCTAAATACGCAGCCGAACGTTACCAGATTCTCCAGTTCGCTCTCTGCCCTTTCTCTCTTCAAGGCTCTAAACTCACTGTTCATCC atataaCTTTCATTTGTTTCCTCGTGATGAATTGAAGTGTGGTATGCCTTCTTATAGCTTCTCTTGTCAAGCTTCACGTTTAACAGCTATGGCTAGAGAAGGATTTGATTTCAACATTTGCATCTATGAAG GAATCTCATACTTATCTAGAGCACAAGAGTCTGCATCGAAGTTTCTTTCCGAGAATCCGATATTAGCTGATTCTGTTactgtatcttcttctccagctaCTGTAGCTGATACTGTCTTTGTTGGAAGGATTAGGTCACGTGTCAAGAATTGGAGACAGTCTTGTATAGACTCGGGTTCAAAGACAGGAGATG aTGATTTGGTGAGCTCTTTGAGAAGGCTGGTGTTGGGGAGTGAGCAGTATGGTTCAAGGCTGTGTTTGACTATTGATGTTTGCAGTGAGCGTCAAGTGCAACTTATCCTAGAG ATGTTGACTGAGTTCTCTGATGATGTTGTCCCTCTACTGGTCGCTTCAAAGAGCAGAGGAACACAAGCTGTTCGTACTGTCTTTATGAGTTCGAAGGAGGACAAGGATCTTTTTAAG AGAGAGCTTAAAGATcttgaaaaggaagaaaacagGCGAGTTCGTGGCTTTCGGGAAGTGGTcgattttatttcttcttcacagaAACCTGTCGTTTCCCAGAATTATCTTAGCG ATTTTACTTCCATTCATGCTAAATTCCTTGGTCCTCTACCTTCAAATGTGGATGACTTCAGCAGTTCACTGAGCTCAGCATTTCCCAATGTTGTGGATCTCAGTCAGTTCATGAAAGAAATTAGTCCCTTAAGTAATATAAGTAATCTACCTGCAGCTATGTCCTCCTTGAATAGGTTCTTTGCACCTGTGGATGTAGAAGTAGCAAATCAAG GTTGTCCGGTCAAATTAGACGAAGGCCATCAGAGTCACGGGCAGAATGCTGTGATGATATCTCAGCTCTTTGCAAAACTGTGTACCATACAGAAATCAGATCTATCAACTATCCAATCAAATGAAGATTTCCAAGCTTTGGCTTCTGATGAACATGCAAATTCTGTCACCTCTTGCTCTAAAAACGCAGgtgatgaaaatgttaaagTCTGGTCAAAGAACAGCCGGAGAGTAAGCTCTGAGAACTTGGTGTTCATATGGGGGTTAGGGAAAAAGATGACAGCTGCAAAGCTGAAGAATGTCCTACAAAAGTCACACCCCGTCTTCGCGAGAGAGTTTGATGTTAAGTACATAGACCGGAGCTCTGctattttggtgttttgggAGTCAGGTCCTTCAGAGACTTTCCTCAGTGCGGTCAACAATGAAGAGCAACTTGATGGTTCATTAAGAGAGATGGTTGCAGAAGGGCTAAGAGGGGCAGGTTACGAGACTTACAAGAGAGCTTGTAGATTAGGCTTCTGGGAGGCTGACTTGGCGGAATCTTTAGACAAAGCATTGGAATCTTCAGATACCGACCCTGATTCGGACACTAAACCATCAGAGATTGATTGGTCAAACGAATTAGCTATTAATTTTGATGAGCTATGA
- a CDS encoding Polynucleotidyl transferase, ribonuclease H-like superfamily protein: MQRRFLSSISATAGNTKTLNQGRWSVKQVKKSNFHVTLDEIRTSIDSSDFIALSLQNTGSYAAAWHRVSAIDTPQTSYLKAKYAAERYQILQFALCPFSLQGSKLTVHPYNFHLFPRDELKCGMPSYSFSCQASRLTAMAREGFDFNICIYEGISYLSRAQESASKFLSENPILADSVTVSSSPATVADTVFVGRIRSRVKNWRQSCIDSGSKTGDDDLVSSLRRLVLGSEQYGSRLCLTIDVCSERQVQLILESRGTQAVRTVFMSSKEDKDLFKRELKDLEKEENRRVRGFREVVDFISSSQKPVVSQNYLSDFTSIHAKFLGPLPSNVDDFSSSLSSAFPNVVDLSQFMKEISPLSNISNLPAAMSSLNRFFAPVDVEVANQGCPVKLDEGHQSHGQNAVMISQLFAKLCTIQKSDLSTIQSNEDFQALASDEHANSVTSCSKNAGDENVKVWSKNSRRVSSENLVFIWGLGKKMTAAKLKNVLQKSHPVFAREFDVKYIDRSSAILVFWESGPSETFLSAVNNEEQLDGSLREMVAEGLRGAGYETYKRACRLGFWEADLAESLDKALESSDTDPDSDTKPSEIDWSNELAINFDEL; the protein is encoded by the exons ATGCAAAGGCGCTTCCTTTCGTCAATCTCCGCCACCGCCGGCAatactaaaaccctaaatcaagGAAGATGGAGTGTAAAGCAAGTGAAAAAATCCAACTTTCATGTAACTCTCGACGAGATTCGTACTTCCATCGATTCATCAGACTTCATAGCTCTCTCATTACAAAACACTGGCTCATACGCCGCCGCGTGGCACCGTGTCTCCGCCATTGACACGCCGCAAACTAGCTACTTAAAAGCTAAATACGCAGCCGAACGTTACCAGATTCTCCAGTTCGCTCTCTGCCCTTTCTCTCTTCAAGGCTCTAAACTCACTGTTCATCC atataaCTTTCATTTGTTTCCTCGTGATGAATTGAAGTGTGGTATGCCTTCTTATAGCTTCTCTTGTCAAGCTTCACGTTTAACAGCTATGGCTAGAGAAGGATTTGATTTCAACATTTGCATCTATGAAG GAATCTCATACTTATCTAGAGCACAAGAGTCTGCATCGAAGTTTCTTTCCGAGAATCCGATATTAGCTGATTCTGTTactgtatcttcttctccagctaCTGTAGCTGATACTGTCTTTGTTGGAAGGATTAGGTCACGTGTCAAGAATTGGAGACAGTCTTGTATAGACTCGGGTTCAAAGACAGGAGATG aTGATTTGGTGAGCTCTTTGAGAAGGCTGGTGTTGGGGAGTGAGCAGTATGGTTCAAGGCTGTGTTTGACTATTGATGTTTGCAGTGAGCGTCAAGTGCAACTTATCCTAGAG AGCAGAGGAACACAAGCTGTTCGTACTGTCTTTATGAGTTCGAAGGAGGACAAGGATCTTTTTAAG AGAGAGCTTAAAGATcttgaaaaggaagaaaacagGCGAGTTCGTGGCTTTCGGGAAGTGGTcgattttatttcttcttcacagaAACCTGTCGTTTCCCAGAATTATCTTAGCG ATTTTACTTCCATTCATGCTAAATTCCTTGGTCCTCTACCTTCAAATGTGGATGACTTCAGCAGTTCACTGAGCTCAGCATTTCCCAATGTTGTGGATCTCAGTCAGTTCATGAAAGAAATTAGTCCCTTAAGTAATATAAGTAATCTACCTGCAGCTATGTCCTCCTTGAATAGGTTCTTTGCACCTGTGGATGTAGAAGTAGCAAATCAAG GTTGTCCGGTCAAATTAGACGAAGGCCATCAGAGTCACGGGCAGAATGCTGTGATGATATCTCAGCTCTTTGCAAAACTGTGTACCATACAGAAATCAGATCTATCAACTATCCAATCAAATGAAGATTTCCAAGCTTTGGCTTCTGATGAACATGCAAATTCTGTCACCTCTTGCTCTAAAAACGCAGgtgatgaaaatgttaaagTCTGGTCAAAGAACAGCCGGAGAGTAAGCTCTGAGAACTTGGTGTTCATATGGGGGTTAGGGAAAAAGATGACAGCTGCAAAGCTGAAGAATGTCCTACAAAAGTCACACCCCGTCTTCGCGAGAGAGTTTGATGTTAAGTACATAGACCGGAGCTCTGctattttggtgttttgggAGTCAGGTCCTTCAGAGACTTTCCTCAGTGCGGTCAACAATGAAGAGCAACTTGATGGTTCATTAAGAGAGATGGTTGCAGAAGGGCTAAGAGGGGCAGGTTACGAGACTTACAAGAGAGCTTGTAGATTAGGCTTCTGGGAGGCTGACTTGGCGGAATCTTTAGACAAAGCATTGGAATCTTCAGATACCGACCCTGATTCGGACACTAAACCATCAGAGATTGATTGGTCAAACGAATTAGCTATTAATTTTGATGAGCTATGA